The sequence AGTCTATTTATTCCaatctgaaatatttaatgCTATTCATGATCCCTTTAGGTACATTGTAGATTAATGAATTTCGATatcatttatattcaaaatgaaatgcaCAAGCACTCTTTCTTCATACATCTTCATTCATCTTGCACACATACTTCATAGcaatttgttgaaaataaacatgtatgaaTCTTGAAGGTGCACATAATTTCAtgtaaaaaattgaaatgatctacatgtaaatcttaAAAGTTGGTAAACAGATGTCACACAACAAAATGTAATCACTCATAGGTGTTGCTCGTCCATATGAAGAGCAAGCTgaaagaatgtacatgtatgtacttgtgtgtgtacatttatatttatgtgAATTGTATTCCCATCGCCTTCATGAAAAAGTTAAACCTGTTATCTCTTCCATTTTTAtgtgtttacattgtatatatttaagtAGATTGTCAACAATTGAACAATTATTTATAGtttgatgataaatataaacattttttcatataatttgtACATAGATCAAACCATGCTGTGATACAAATATACTATAATGATGCATAATACTGCAGTTATTGATGTAAAAATGCATAGCAttcaaagtttttattttatttttactttttacaaCATAGTACATTGTAACTATGCTAGAAATCCATCTATACAATAATTACATTTTAGCCAGTTTGGTACCTTCAAACTTCAGAAAAACAGAATCATGGATCCTAATATATCAACAACTGGAAAGAAAACCTGGCTTATCtacacatgtattgtatacaatattttattattatatataaatacaatacactTAGGTTTTAGGCTAATCAAAGTTTTTAAGTGATTGATATGCATCTTAGATgaatttttagattttttttgagaaattaCAGAAGCTAGCACACTGCCCAAAccaaaagaaaacaattttcaaatcttgatatttccaattattttttcaaactgACAAAAAtccctcactgaattgtccctttaagggaAGGCCATGACCGTGGACACATcagaaaattgtaaaaaacaaatacactatgtatattatgtaagtcacatcataaataataatgattGTAGGATAATTTGAAGAcataattgtttgttatttaatatgGAATACTGATGggtaatacatttttataaaaaataattctttcAGGTCCACTTTAacctatgattttttttctaatcagTGACATCGTACCTACCATTGCTACCAGAAATGGTTAATTATTATTTAGGTTAGTTTCAAGCAAGGATTATAAGTGTCGATGTCCTTGGTTTGAAGATTTTATTGCTCTCAAATGACTGTGACATGACCTTGGACTAGTATACACTATAATAAccaaatatgcattatatatcgTATATACCAAGGATAAAATCTAGGTTTTTGTGGGAAACTATGGTACTTTTCAAAATTGggaaaagtttactttataATAGCggtattattgaatattttaccAATCTCATTTTAGTAGAAAAATCATTGTAAAGAAGTGTTATAACACCtagaattttatttcaagattcagtaaaacagatattttagcctcatcataaaaaataagtttattGCAGTTATATGTCGAGATGTACGATAAATAATGCATTTACAACCAAAAGTCTGAAAAGAtgatgataaataaaacaaagggGAATTCTTAtcacaaaattttcatttttttaactcccaagagtttgttttttttaaagtttagaGGCAACTTTCAGGCAATTCAATCCTTGAGAGgaactacccataaacggtaccaaATTAAATCTTAATTGATCCCtgtttaacatacatgtaactgtTGTAAATTCATAAACATTCACTTTTGAATGTTGTCTGcatctacatttgtacatgttatgatgtacATAATAGCcaaattcatttaattaaagactatatgatgatagatttaagattaaatatttaatttatgcaTGTGTCCAGATGAAGTTTATTAAACAACCTCAGTCTACAAAAACACTATTTGTAGTCTGTTCCAATTTGTTATGATAGTGGGAAATGTTTACAAGTTTAAAAAGTACtttacacaatttaacaaaatgttgttatgttAACATTCAATACTTTATTCAGTTCAAACACATAAGTTTGgtattctgtcaataataaGAAGCATAAGCATATCATTTTATAGCATAAAGGTAGTTTATGTGGATCTGCAGGTCAACATATTATCGTACATATTGGTACAAGACACAATATTTATTGAtcaatttacattaaaaacgactacttttaagtgtaaaATGCTTACAAACAAATAGGATATGTAGAcgttacatttgtacatacTATACAGCTGTTCAAATCAGTCAACAGTAATATATCTACGCGTAAGTACCGCCATTATCACGTTACCGGCGATTTTTGAGTCGGTAGTTTTTTGTAGTAAATATGACTTGACAGTTAACAATCATCTTTCACGCGGTTTAACCAACAGTTCAAGATTAAAAAGTAACATACATATAACTCTAAAATTTCGTAATTAACGTGTTTTACGCGAAAGATCAGCCGACATCTACTACCATACAATGCTTTGTCAATGTAAACCGGAAGTTGCTTTACTCCCGGCGCCACTATCGCTTtacaaagggcgataactcaaAAAAAGTTATGTGGATACGTCTATACAAGGACAATTGTTTATCCATGATGTTTTTCAAAAATggagcagccattttgacgtTGACCGATTGATTTTAGAATGTCAATATTAGTGACATCATAATGGTCACGTGTTGTTGTCAGTGATTCCCATATAGACTTCACTTATAGATATATAAGAAGTGataaatgaattcaaatataAGATGATAATTTAACAGTTTGATTTACCTCCCAGACTAAAATGCAGCGTAAAATAAGCGGCGAAAAAACGGTATTCAGTTCATATAAAATTCTTTAAAGGTACTTTTGAACGGTATGAAATCATCGTTgatatataatatcatataaaatttatttgatcattgataacaaaaaaaaacgtatcacatttttattttagttaattattatcttgtttggatacattgtataatttttCGTTTCATGGATTACatcaaatttgatttgattacaACCTACTTATATTTGTAGCATAATTATAAATCGGTCGGATCGGGCATAAGTTGTTTAAGTttgatttatatacatacattacattTGAAACgttgacataattatttttaacaggAACTCATTATATGAAGATTGTCAACTGTACAGCAGATATCAAGGAACCTTTTACGGAAAAATCGGTTACAGTATACAAGTTCAAACCGTAAGTAAGAAGTCTGCTATaataacaatttatatacattactCCATTCGAAAGAACtttttgttaattataataCACTATATcttcaaatgtatatatgaaacGTAGATGAAtatcgttatatatatatagatcatgAGGAAAGTATTATATTCGAGTTTCTTTTTGTCTTTAAGTGCCGACACTCTTGGCATAATTGATGTATCCACACCAACACCTGCACCCACAACTGTACCCACAGCAGCACCAGACACATACCCTCTGGTGGTAACAATGACTGGATTCCGACTTGTGGGATCTAACTCAGTGTATCTGCATTGTGCCGTCAAAGTATGCGATAAACCTGATTGCGCGGTGAgtgttacatgtacaatatcaaATCATCGTCAACAAAAGCGATATCATCATGATAAATATTGACTttaatttggtttacagtattaaagaaattaaaagtatatatatgtatatctttttaCCCATGAAAATCTTAAAaagaaacgaaaaaaaaaatattgactgtCACACAACAATTCGCAACAACAATGCTGTTTCTAACATAACATTtgagcaaaatatggcatacaTTAAAGTAATGTCCGGCAAGAGAATACTACCAGTATTTGACATCGTAACAACTCATACAAGTAAAATGTACACAGCAGTTCCGATAATCCGCCCTGATGTGTGAACATTTTGTGTCCGTACAGCTATAGATAATACATGGTTAGTACCTTACGATGCGAGGtactttccgtgtcgagcacaaaaaaataccatgtaagatactaaccgtgtattatGTTTATCCAGCAACCACTTCCTTACAGATGACATTGAGAACGAAAGCAATTCGCCAGTTATTTTCATTGATTGCGCCCGAAGCGAGACGCTCATTTGATGCACAGGGAAAAATTGTGGGAAATATAAAAGCGCCTTCGCAAACAGTTCCAATTATTCTGAtcagtgtgtaatatcactgaaacgTTATAGAAATATTCAGAAAACAACAATTACCcatcaaagaattactttacaatacatacccttgccatgagccaagaaaaagatgACACTTCAATATAATCGTAAAATAACGTCATACCTGttaatgtgacgtcacgttttggTGGGACTAAATtgcgtttcattcaccggaaggttaaCTCtcggggtcaagttagaaaaagttccgtcaaaTATGGAACATACTCACGTGATCACATTGACGATAAAAATCATTCGTCAGCTGATTGCTGGTGATTTTCCATTTCTACATCGACTCATCGCATAACTCAACTCACCAATTCAGTCAAACCTctatgtatcgaagttcaagggatcgacagaaaaacttcgaaacattgAGACTTAAAATTATTCATTAGGAATTCAACTAATAAGGGGCAAGATAATAAGTGTTGTACAGAAGAAAGAATTCTGACTTCACGACACGTTCGACTCATCAACTTACTATTGTTCTTCTAATCGAAGTTCAACTGTACAAATTCCCAAGGAAAACCTTATCAATGATTTGAAATTCTCTGATATTGATTACATATTCTATTAACTGCTTACTGTTAACGTACATATTTTCGCGTGTGTATTCgcgatatataaatatataattattaaaatttatatGAGTCGTAACTGGGGCGAAAATTtcgacatgttattttttcttcagtaatctattaaaCACCATTAGGTTTGATGAATGAAACCGTGAGAATCATTCaaaatggacagacagacatgtGTGACGCCTGTTAAAAGTTGCTTACAAGACATAATCTGATCACTGTAAATTTCTTGTTTAATGCCTTAGTATGTTTAAATggaagtcactttacaattacgtATTGCACTGTTATAATGTTAAATGGAattgtactcatttcactgcattgtagatgaaaatataatgattttggcagtagtgccaaaaatcattttcaactcATATTTGTacgtgtaaaattaaaaccgaTGCATTGTGagtattttgattttcaaaatgatgGTAATTTGGGTGGTAAATACAACATCAAAAGATCTTCTAGATTAGTGAGTATGAAAATCATGGCATATATAATGTTCGCGTCGGTAAAATGTTCGTGGTAGATATACATTCGAATTGTtagtaatatattatttttttcatcattcTGATATGAGAATATGTATGTAAAACCATACCATACAgttcatatatttacaaaatattactcGTCTGGGAAATTTTGCGTTCAAATTACTTTCGAGTAATGAGTAAATCCCCTTCTCTTAAAGTACGTAAGATACAAAGGTTTGTAACTACAAAACCATCCAATGCCAGTACATTGATAGCATAATTGTGTTACTCAACATCAGTGTGCTGACATTATTAATTGTCCGGAAAAGATATACAGATTCCCGTCGCCTACAATAATTTCCTTTTTCTTTTGTGTAGGATATTAAACGAAAAAGAACCAAGCCTGGTATCATGACAGCCGGTGTACATTTTGAGGCCGTTGGAATACAAACCAGACTCTCTGCCAATAGTGCAATTGGTATGTATGTTTTCTTATATAattgatgtatattttttattattttagaaaatatgcAAGCTAATTTCAAAGTACCTTTTAGGTTAAGTTTGTAATTTAGAAGAAATTATTTTGTCTAATAAGCATGGTATGAGCGATGTCGAcgatataaaaaatgatacgCGTACTAATAACGTCAATCATTTTTGTCGTTTTACTAAAATTACCAAGTAGAATAATCACTAATGTGTTTTCATTTATCtcatatcaaataataattGTGATTAATAACGATTCAACTGAAATCATATCAAAACGCGATATATAACCggagaaagaaaataatttttacaattgatagtaaacatcaattattatgtaatttcataACAAAGATATTCAGATTACTAAACACTAAAATAACTGTTTCAGAAATGTATGCTGCATGGAAACTCACAGTAACATTCGCCAATGTTGCGGTTGCCAATTACCGTACTTTGTGACAAGCCTCTAACTGACGGAGTATTGGTAAGGTTGTATTTCCGTACCATTAATGTTGTTTGGTGTTgggtaaatgttttttttttttttttttttcaaaaccttttttttattcaatagtACATGTTGAATATAATACAATGTCCCTTCCACCGAAGGCCTCTCTTACAAATTTCCATATTTCTACATATTTTACTCTCTCTCTCACCCATCCAATATagtactttatacttatttatatacatgtataaatataattctTGAAAAgacttttcttattttaagttttaaattttgtgtttaattgaCCACTTAAGCATTATTTTACAGTGCGGTCTACAATATCTgcatatatattgaattatcaaaaaaggaaatgttaatatataaagttaGAGTTTTGATATTACAGTAGATAAGATATTTGCTGGTAAtaaataaggggaggtaactccttcTACAAAGAGAATTgtataagggagacaactcctatATACAAACCGTATTATTCCTTCCTCTCATTTCTCATTCACTCTCTATTCATACCGCAACTGAAGTTCTGTACATAGTAGTTCAAATTCTATATATAGTAGAAATAATTCAGAAAGATTATGATATTTTGACTATGCTATGGCATTTGATAACATTTTGTACAGTTCCTtttttcttgaattttgacatttcaaataattcccaatattttctataataatGCTTTTAAAGATAATAAGTGCAGATTGGACACTTATATTCTTGTTTTGGTACTTCACAATATTTCTAACTTTCCATACTGTAAATTTAGTGCTGATAACAATTGTTTCCAATAAATCTTTCTCTTCATCTTCATAATTACCTAGCAGAAATTTTGCTTCATtactaaatatatcaataatctTTCTGTTTCCAAGTGATTTGATTagaaatattgtgttttatacAAGACAAGAGATTTTggacataattacatgtataaaataaatgacacagtgtttcagcattttcacaaaaatgacattttccatCCGATCTATTCATTAACTGCAATTTTGTTTCAGTAAAAATGATTCTATGTAATAAATTCCActcaaattgtttaattttttgtgAAATAGCAATATACTGAAATTTTGtccatattatttgccaattcTTTTTATCTAAATTACTGTTTTGGAAATATTCTTTCCATTTTACTTCTGCAATGGGTTCACAATCCGGCATCAgaattttttgtatatatttctcTTTTTAGCTTTTCAGAAGAAATTAGTGTTTCTTTAttcaatttgttgtttttaataattatttttaaatcagaaTTTATATACTGTTCAGTATCTTGAACATAGTTATCtctgagtatttgtaaaaaattttGTGGAATTGAATTTTTAATAATAGTAAATTCTGCTATccagttattttttttgtgtagcTTTCTTAGAAGTAGCTCACTatcaatgaactttttttcatcttcattccaaatatctttaatttttgTCAGCTGTGACCGTAAAAAAGATTTAAAACATTGtgatttaccatttaccattaAATTAGTATTTCTAAAAAGGTTTTGgttcataatttcatttttactaGTGGCAGGGATTTTGGTTCTGAAAGTTGACCATGCtttgatacatttttgataaaagACAGGTATTCCACTTAAATCTAGTCCTTGTAGATTGGAgcaattacatataaaatattttgtgttatgtaTTTCATCAAACTTTTGTAGGAAGTGTTTCCCAAATGCATTCCAATTATCCAATTTTGACTGCAGTATCCTGTATGTAGTCTTCACATATTTACTTAatataaaaacatcaatatcTACCATATTAATTCCtcctttatttttattgttacagCACGTTTTTCTATTAACAAGATTAATTTTGCTATCCCATATGAAATTCCATACAATCaagttaatttcatttttgtacttttctgggaTACCTCTAGCTTCAATTTCGAAGCTTATTGTAGATAATATTAGAGACCTGATAATCAACACTTTACCTCCAATACTAAGGTTTCTAGTTTTCCATATTTGCAcacagtttttttattttttgaactTTATCCTTCCATagattgtctatatcaatattatatccCATGATGTATACCTAAAGTTTTGACAGAATTTTTTGTCCATTTTATCTTATCAAATACTGGTTTCTTATTTTTCCATTTCCCTAGATATATAGCTTCAGTTTTATCATAATTTATCTTTGAGCCTGATGCTCTCtcatatatttcaaatagttCAAAGGATTGTGTAATAGATTCTTCAGTTCTGTGAAAATGTTGCAGATCATCAGCAAAtccatttaattttacttctgAATTATTGGTATTTGGTAATTTGATTCCTTTAATATCCGAAGTTGCTCGTATAGTACATGCCAGTGGTTCTGCttgtaaaatgtacattattggCGCCATTGGGCAACCCTGTCTCGCTGATCTTGATAACTGAAAatatcttgaagtaaaaccATTTGTTTCTATACAAGTTGTAGCATTACCTACAAGCATTTTTATCCAATTACAATATTTAGGtccaaaattaaatttttcaaaGCAATGAAATATCCAATCCCATTCTATTCTATCAAAGGCTTTTTGTTGATCAATGAATACAATGGCTCCATTCTCTTCCTCAATATCACAATATTCAATTATGTCTTGTAATTGTCTGTTGGCATTCATGATATTTCTTCCTGGCACAAAACCCTTTTGGtctgtatgtataattttaGCAAGAAGAGGTTTGATTCTATTACTGATAAcctttgcaataattttataGTCTGTATTTAGTAGCGTTAGAGGCCgccaattttttatatcttctCTTTCACCCTTTTTGAATAGTAGCTTCAGTATTCCCTTCCCCTGAGATTTAGACAtagtattatatttaaatacatattttattaccTCCAGAAATTCTTGCTTAATTATTTCCcagtattttttgtaaaattctgCTATAATTCCATCCTCTCCTGgagatttattgtttttaagagtTCTTATAGCTGAGTATATTTCTTCATCTTCTATATCTCTGTCTGTTTTCTCTTTATCATcttcacatattttattttcaatgaattgaGTTAAATATTCTGCATTCTCTTTATCCCATCCTTctgttttaaaaagtttttcatAGAAATTCACTTGTTCTtgtagaatattttttattccaGTTTTATAGTTCCCATCTGCAGATTTTATTCTATACCACTGCTTCTTCTGTGCATTATTTTTCTCTAAATTAAAGAAATAAGCTGTTGATTTTTCGTTTTCTTCAAAGTTTTGTATTCTTGACCTTATCCGTGCAGCATTAGCTTTGTTAGTGTAGTGTTCTTTAATACTTTTTTCTAACTTTTGAATATCTTCTCTGAAACCATTTTCTTCCCTTAACTTTTCTAATGTTTTCTCATCCTCTTTTATTATCTTATCTTTTGTACTTAGAATTTTACCAATTTCCATAGACAACTCCTTTATTTGAATTTTAGTCACTTCCCACCATTcca is a genomic window of Argopecten irradians isolate NY unplaced genomic scaffold, Ai_NY scaffold_1211, whole genome shotgun sequence containing:
- the LOC138314023 gene encoding uncharacterized protein, which codes for MKIVNCTADIKEPFTEKSVTVYKFKPADTLGIIDVSTPTPAPTTVPTAAPDTYPLVVTMTGFRLVGSNSVYLHCAVKVCDKPDCADIKRKRTKPGIMTAGVHFEAVGIQTRLSANSAIEMYAAWKLTVTFANVAVANYRTL